Within Cucumis melo cultivar AY chromosome 4, USDA_Cmelo_AY_1.0, whole genome shotgun sequence, the genomic segment aaaagtttgaaaaaaaacaaatataaattttgattttttttttataattatattacaaAACATTTTCGCtaagtttaattgaaaattttattttataaattagtcttgaaaattaacaaataaatgATTTGACTATTTTCATAGAGAAGAAAATAGAGGAGGAAGAGAAATTGGTCCTTTGACCATACTTCTTTGGGAAAGACCTGTGTCTCCCTGGCACAGGTTTCCTGTCATTTCTCATCGAGATAGAATATGAGAAGGATAAGCTTTCTTTCCTTGCCTTTCTCTTCAATTCAAAGGCGCAGTAGAAGCAGTCTTGTTTGATTCTTCCTTGATTTTGATAATAGAAAACCACTCAAACTTTCTAAACCACTCAAACTTTTCTTGTTCACTTTCTTCCGTTTAAATCTGTAATAGAATATGAACTAAAGTGTAGGTCAAAGCAAAGGCTAGCCGTCGCTGGAAGTAGAAGAGAAGGGAGACATAGTTATAGAAGTCGAGAGAGAGAATTCGATATAGTTAACACAATTCTAATTCAAACATTCAATCTTTTAAATTAACTGTGTATACTTTAAGATGAGCTCTATCACCGTGGCCACACCCACATGAtcaacacatttttttttcttgattaaACAAGATTTAGTATAGTTAATTtattccatatatatatatatataaaaagaaaaaaagaaaaaagcaagCTAAAGCAAAGATGAGACAAAGATATACATGTTAACAATTTGTTGACTTTGCATCTTGGGAAACATTCGAATATATAATCTTTTGGTGCAACAGAAAAAGAGGAGGCAAATTGCAGGAAGGAAATGATCTTAATTATAAcctaaaaaaaagagagaaaaaagaaaaaacatctGCAAAAGTTAGATTCACAAAAACTGATGGTTGAATGAGTGCAGACTTTCATCAAGATCATCATCAACACCACCACCACCATCTTCATCATCCTAATGCACTTCAATGTTAGTTGCAAATGGCGAAATAACTCCTCACTGCTGTGTTTGGCCTGCCCATAATTGGTACATCTGAATATTGTGGATTGGCTGGCTAGAATTATTGAACATTCCAGGATGCCTATTATTAAGAGGGCTATCTCCATTTTCACCAGACGACTCCCCGCTCGATCCCCCTAACGACGGAGGGCTAGCTGCTGCTGCTGCTAgcccaccaccaccaccaccaccgaAGTTTATCATTTGTGATGGTGCAGATGAAGTTCCAGAGTTCAGCATACTTGTGTTGGATTTTTTATCATCCTCTAGAAAACTTCCCACAATCACCTGAGTATGAAATGAAAGCACGATTCATGAAGTTTTCTTTGAGTGTTAATAGTTACTCTGAAATGAAGATGCTCAAGTTAAGAAAAGGGTTTAGAGTACCTGTACTTGAGAACTTGCCATTAACATTCCCGCAACTCCACCACCAAGAACCTGTCCATTTGATCCAGCCAGTAGCACACTCAAACCACCTGTTCTACTTCGAGTTCCATTATTCTCCGACAGTAAAAACGAGCCTGACAGAGAGATAATGTCATAGTGCCCCTGCAGAAAAGGATTAGACAAATAGTTTCACTTAGAAATTAGAATTGATCTCAAGCTCAATCCGTATAAGGTTGCGAATGACATTCTGAAACGAGCATATTGCACCTGTTCCACTTGCATTTGTACTAAAATCCATAAATAATATCATGGTCTTGTATTGTCTTTTCTTTTATAAGAACAACTTCTCAACATTGAGAactttttctcaatgaaagtatACACAGGCACGTTCTCAATTCTCCGCAAGAATCCATTCAGGATCCTAATATTCATTTTTTGGGCTTAGAAAGCTGCTCACATCACTTGGTCACAACAAATTTATTgctaaataaaagaaaagtgCACACGAGCAATGCCACTTGAGCCAAGAAAAGTGCACTtctgaaaataaaaaattcggttctacataaaaaaaaaaaaagaagaatatatGATAACACAATATGAATTTAGCCGCatgacatatatatattttttattctgaTACTTTACGTTTTCAAGAGATATAAAAACAGATTAggatatttaataaatttattaagaaaacaaaaaaaattcagtGATTGCCTTTATTTAACTTTAGTGCAAATGGTGATTGAAAAGGTGACCAAGATAATAGCCAAAGCGAATGCACTTTGCAGGCAAATATGGCTTCTGTCTGACCTTAGAAACCATGTCTATAAGCCACTGATTCTCTACAAAATAACTAAATAAGAACTCGGAACGACTATGTATGTGGGTAGGGATATGTACCTTTTATCTATTGAAAACAAATGTTATACTAACCTGAGAACACTTGAAATTGGACGATCCTTTTCCATTTTCCTATCCAAAGTTCATGTACTTGGCTAAATAGCGGTATCAGATTGGAGTTCAATAAAAGGCTTCAAGTTTACAAGAGTTAACGACTAATTCAAGGAAACCGGCAAATACTAGATAAAGAAAGACATTTGTAATGATATTCATCCAGAAACACAATCGGTTGGAGAATACAACAAAAAATAGAAGTACCTCATATGACACAGAACCACCAGACGATGCCGAGTGTCGAAGGGTAGCATTACTGAGAGTACCATTTGCAGAGAGAATGAAGACAGTTCGTGGTCCTTGCTGTGAGAAGGACAAAATTTTGGCTGCTACATCCTGCAAGGAACCCATATTTCGACCAATGAGTCTCTCAACTAGAAAAGAGATTTTATCAATAATTTACAtctgaaaaaagaaagaagaaaccttCAAAGTTGTCGGCATCCCAACCTAAATACTCATGCAATAACAAACTAATGACCTATTAGAGACAGATCATTGCTAGCCTATACTTACGTACTTTCTTtctactagaaaaaaaaaaatcattcgtAAACTAACAAAGTCCACAAAAACCAAGAGTTACGAGAAATTCCTCCAACTGGTGCAATCCAAGGAAAGATCACTGTTACAGAAAGGGTTAATCATAGGAACCCAAGAAGAGCAAACAGAAGCAATTTACACGTAAAATTGAGAAAACAAATAGAGGTCCCAACACCattgataaaatattatttGTCAAGAAGAAACAAAGAACTAAATGAGAGTGAGGTAAATTAATGCAAAGCTTAAAGGGACAATGCAGATCATAAATCATGTTGCAAGTAACTAGAAATTGATAGCTTCCAAACACCTAAAACTACATCAATAACATATCATTTGtttaatgctttttttttttttttcttttaaaaaagtttCATGCCTATTCATTGCCGGAAATTTGCATTCATGGCAACTTCTACCTCATAAATGTCATGTTCACAAAATAGTTGCTCTGTTTACCCAACTACaagatttcttttttaatgttACCTTTTGAGAACATTGTTACTTATAATCATTTCTTTATGCAAATATATTAAGCCTGCACAATATTATCAAAGTCAAGGATGTTCGGTTTCTTAAAAAGGgtaaaacaattacaaaatataCTTCTAATTACAAATCAAAGGATATCAACCAGAAGGAGATAAATTCAGGAATACCACAttttttcccaaaaaaaaagaaaaacctctTTTAGCTTTTACAATATTTAATTTggatataataataatgaacCAGCCAAAAGATAACCAATTTAATAAAGGATATATTACACCCAGAAATCCAGAATCCCATTTAATAAAGGATAACCAATTTACCATATATTCTAAATGTAATTTAACAGGAGCAAGTGACTGCTGCATCACTTTTCGAATTATAATAAGTTAAGCTAAAGATCACTTTAGAAAGAAcccatcattcaaatttcaattaaaaaattaGATAAGAAAAATACACACCTCTCCAGGCTTTGCCAATAAGACATGAGGAGTAAAACCAGTTCCACCCGAACCTACACGACAAAAAATTCCCTCAAACTATCAATAAACACGAACAACAAAGAAACCAAAAACagtaaaaaaattcaattaacAATACCAATGGAATTGGATTGCTTCTTTCCGGACCCCGGTGGCCTTCCTCTGGTTTTCCTGGCGGGTTGTTCCGAATCAGGAGTAGCGCTCAAATCTCCATGAGGAACAGAAGACCCAACAGTGGGTGTAGGAGCCAAACCCAAGGCAATGTTGTTAGCATCAGGAGCGTACTTCCTGGGTCGGCCTCTCCTTTTCTTACCGGAATCAACGTTGAAATTAGCGGAATGCGATCCGTCGTAAGGAGAAACGTTTAGAGAATCCAAAGGTACGGATGAAGGTGGGATCACAGGGTGGTTAAAGGGAAATCGGGATGAAGGCGGGATCATTTGAGCTGAAGGTTGATTGAGAGCAATGGTGGAGGAGGCATTGTTGTTGGCGGGTGAATACGCGGTTTGTCCTCCGATGGCCATGTTGGAAGGTGCGGAAAGTGGAGGAGGTGGAGTATCAAGTGAATCCATTaaagggaagaaaaaagaaagaagaaaaagaggatcaagaaaaagaaagtttgtAAATTGAGAGTAAAGAGATTCTTGTTGTTCTTGGGTTGTTCTTATTAATTCTttaaaaatgagaaatttttgagtgaagaagaaagaaatagtGAAAGGAAGTTTTAGAGAAgttgaaataaagaaagaaaccAATGGCGATTTTaaaatttctatatatatattttcttttcttttagggtTTATTTTATGGACTTTATAAACATTCAGACATAATTATATATTCTTAAAAATTCCTTCTTCTCATTCATTCTCAACTTTATACTTTATTCCtaccaaaattaatttaatacacatttcatatatttatatatatatatatatatatatattataaatatgggattttcatttttttttatttttaattttatcataagttcttatttaagtttaattggtacttttttttttaccaatttCAATTTGGTTAAATTGAAATCATTTTCATTCACcacattttttttccaataatatttttatataaaaattttgctttttgttttttaaaattaaacctatACACACTATTACCACTTTCAACTTTCTTCTTGTGTTATTTATATTCTACTAATGGTGTAAAAACTCAAACCAAAAATTTCGTAACCAAAAAAGAGTAGCTttcaaaaagttttttttttttttaattcggTTTAGAATTTAATGATTGTATTTAAGAAATATGTAAATCATTGTAAGACATAAAGAcaaaatagacttaattttgaaaaacaaaaaccaaaagaCAAAACCGTTAACAAACGAGATATTAGATATCAATAAGTTATCACCATGGACATATGACGTCGAGGGGAGGATCTTAATTAAAGATACCTCGCAAAAAGTATCAAGGGCATTGAAACATACAAATAGACAAAAGTTTGATAGGCACAACTATATAATAAAGAATATTGACGACTAGAATGCAAATTTATCTTATATTTATTCTAATCCATCAATCTAAAACCCTAATAATATAGCACAACCACTTAGAGTCATGATTAGCTATACAaccaatcaatcaatcaatgtgctaattatttttcttgtatTTATAGTCGTTAACACTACCTAAAGTCATGCCAATTAGCGTAAGATTTTTATTGACttttaaattacatttttgTAACAAACAATCCAGCTATACACATGGGAGAAAAAATGATTCTTTCATGTGTCCAAAAATGGCAAAAATCATGCATTAAAAGATAACTCCTAACTCGATCATTACTCTTATAGATATGGTCTAACAAAAATAAcggatagaaaagaaaaaaaaacaaactttttagGTCTAGCTGGGTAActattttgtttcttgtttttgagtttttaaaattatgtttatttccTCTTTATTTCTTATGACAATTTTCATATGGTTGAATTTTTAgtcaaaataaaaagaaaaaacgacaaaaataaagaaaattaggGTGGAAATAGTATTATAGCttactctttttttaaaaaaattgttaccAAACGATACCTAAATGATTGACACCGATATAGATTATTAATTCAAATTATTGATATTGATTAGCAATGCCGATATTGATATTGATTATTGATACATCTCATACATATACTAATTTTGTTATTGATGCTCATGTTAGATCTTGAAGAAAATAAAGAGTAATCAAACGTAATTAGATTGAAACATTACCAAGCGGGTTTCCGACTTTTCATATTTACAATAAGGTAACACACAAATTAATGGCATTTCCAAAGCTCTTGATTCTACCATTTCTTCGATCGAAACTTACTCTAAGAATTCACTTAAACCTTTATCAACGAGAAATCCATGTTAATGGGTCTatctaataatataattttgttgCTCGTGATTTAGTTTCTCATGCTCGTAGTTTTCGCCAAATAGTCACGTGTGTTGACCACCTTTGACCTCTTGTCTTTTTAAAGTTCATTGTATTTGTACAAAAGAGTTTGTGATGCGAAAAAGGTCCGTTAAAGAAAAACACATAAAAGGCAACTAAGTCGCCTTTGCTTTGCTTCTCCAAGGCGAATGCAGTTTCACGCCTCCTCCTCCCTCATCTAGTTGCTCCGGTCAGTTTTCGACCTTCCTTcaactcttttctttcttcagaAAATGCTCCTCTCTTTCCTTTCAACTTCCAGATTTCATTGGTTTTCACATATACTTCACTTGTCTCTTCTTTTACATGATGATGTTTTATGGATCTTGATTAAATGAAGTTTGGTTTTTTTCATTGAATGGTTTCTTCTTTCCGGTTAACCGGTTGAGAAAAGACTTTTTCAGTCAAGTTCAAATATGTAACCAATCTTTAGATTTCCGTTCTTGTGCTACTTCTTGAGATGTTTAAGCTGGTTATATGGATTCGGAAGTAGTTTAATTTCCGGGATATTCTGGAGCGATCAAATTGTTTTTATGCATTCTGATTTGTTAGTTATGTTTATTCGATGATTCTACTATGTGCATAGATCTCGTATTATGGAATtgctgtttttcttttttttgaagaaaCAATCAGATTTTTGTATGGATGACCCATCTTAGCCGCTTTAATGTTGAATGACCTCATTCTAGAAAATCAATGAGAACTACTGTTTTTCTTATGATATTAGAGCACTCCAGCACTCAATTATCGTGTTTGGTATGTCTCACCCGTCAGTGAAATGGTTGGAGTCTTGATgtgattttcatttttaatcTTAGTTGGCTACTGACTGttgattagaaaaaaaaatggttgattgtttaaaaaatctcgactgaaataaatattgcattaGGGCTTTGATTGCTGTGTGATAGGAGTCTCTAATGCAATAGTGCTATGTGACATCAATAGaaagtttgttttcttttgttttttaggATTGAGTCATTCTGTATTAACCCTTCTAGCATTGGGTCATCCGCATAAAAACCTCAAAAACAATGTCGTCGTTTAAGTATTTTAAAGCGATCCTGGCTCTTTGACTTAGAAATAAAAGTCAAGATTTTTCCGTCTCGTTCTGCATAGTTGATGAGGCTGAAATTCTGACAAACTTGACAGTGTAGATTAATATTTTGGCAAATCAGTTGTCGTATTACTAATGTGACCATGGTAATTTCTAAAGCTTGTTCAAAGTCGTTTGTGGTTGTTAAGACGGCAATAAGTGATCATTACTGATATTAGGTAGGAATTTATATGATGTACTGCCGTATGGGTTAAGAAGAAGGTAACTTTGAAAAGTTTCATACGTGGGGTGCTGCTCTTTAGCTATTAACTAATAAATTTATCGTTATTCTTCTTATTCCTTCCTCTATTCCTCCTTTTTGCGTTCTTggtttaattatattttgtgTGAGTCTGTTTGTAAACAGCCATCTTTTTTCATGGCTGAatgataatgatgatgatgaaattttaaaattcctTTTCCTACAAAGGAAATTttattcatcatttttttcattcattgttGTGACAACCTCATTAGTCATATGTAAGCCCATGAGGCGAATTCTTTTTCAGAATCTAAACGTTTATGTGAACTATAGTACTTTTGATTGTCCTTCAAGTCCAAAGTTGTTTCCATCTTATTATAAATATGAAGAACATGTTCTGGTTTCTTAAATTTGGATTCAATTTCAGCTTTATGGCTAGATATATCTTCCTTTTAATCACTTTTCTATAAGAATAGCTGTATCTATTTCGTTGTTTGAAAAACCATCAAGTATAATTTGGATAAAGTTTGAGACTGCATTATCTCCACTAATATCAAGAGAACTCATTGTGTGAAATTAACTTAGCCAACTTCGGATGGGGTAATATAGCTCTTCCCGCAAAAAACAACTAGTATTTTCAGCAGGCTAGTTTTTTCTCCCTCTCTTTTTGGGTCTAACTGCAATTCAGGATTTCATGAATTTCTGTGCAAGCATATGACAGAAGGCAATTGTTTAACTATCAAAAGaataattaaatgaataaaagaaAACGAATACAAGCCTAGTCTTCAGTACTTATGGTGGTAATGATATTCCATTTTCATGTTTTGATCAAGTGTGTTTAATGTATTAAGTGGTCGTGCCATTGATCCTTCAATATTATAAAGAAAATAGTTTAGTGCTGCTTCATAATATCTCTGATTCCTTCTCGTTTGTCAATGCTGTTCTATTCTTTCTTTGGTGAGAGatttataattgttttaaaaacaTTACAGATTGTTAAAGAACTTAAAAGCGTGCAGCGTTTATCAATCATATGGGAGACGTGGCGAAAGATCTTCTTGCTGGGACTCTTGGGGGAGCAGCTCAATTGATATGTGGGCACCCATTTGATACAATTAAGGTCAAGCTCCAAAGCCAACCTGTTCCGCTTCCTGGCCAACGTCCCAAGTATTCTGGAGCGATGGATGCTCTCAGACAAACCTTAGCTTCAGAAGGCCCAAGAGGTTTGTACAAAGGTATGGGAGCTCCATTGGCTACAGTTGCTGCACAAAATGCTGTTCTCTTCACTGTCAGGGGACAACTAGAGTCCTTCTTTAGGCCTTATCCTGGTGCCTCCCTTGAAGTTAAGCACCAAGTAGTTTGTGGGGCTGGGGCTGGCGTTGCTGTGTCTCTTGTAGCTTGTCCAACTGAGTTGATCAAATGCAGGTTTGTACAACCTTTTCTTGAATGTCCCAATTTTGTGACTTTACCTCCAAATAGTCTATTATCACTGATAGTTATTTCGATAACTCGCCATGAAAGGAACTTTGATTCTGATATAAAAACAAGGGAAAATTTAATCCAACTTATGATCCCCATTGTATTGATGCTGCACTTGGTTTCTCATCTAGTGCATGTTTAAAGAAAGGGAGAATTAAATAGCGgttatattaattttgttttggaaaAGATATAAATGTAGGCATCTCTGTCAATAAGAAGAATGCATATTATTACAAGTTAAAAGACATTACAACCTTGATTTTTTCTTGTTGATGAATAGACTGCAAGCTCAAAGTGCACTAGCAACATCCAGTTCAGTTGGTGTGGCAGTGAAGTATGGTGGTCCGATGGATGTAGCCAAGCATGTTCTCCAATCGCATGGAGTGAAGGGTCTTTTCAAGGGTTTGGTTCCAACTTTGGCCAGAGAGGTGCCTGGGAATGCAGTGGTTTTTGGTGTATATGAAATGCTAAAACAACACTTTGCAGGAGGTCGAGACACTTCTAATCTAGGAAGAGGGTCTCTGATGGTGGCTGGTGGTATATCTGGAGCTGCCTTCTGGCTAGCTGTGTATCCAACTGATGTGGTGAAGAGTGTGATTCAAGTGGATGATTTCAAGAACCCAAAGTTCTCCGGTTCTATTGATGCTTTTAGAAAAATCATGGCTTTAGAAGGAGTTAAAGGCCTATACAAAGGTTTTGGACCTGCTATGGCACGTAGTGTCCCAGCTAATGCTGCATGCTTCTTGGTATACGAAATCACCAGATCTAGTTTAGGTTAACTAAACAATTCTTTTGAACCTTCTTGTTATAGATGTATGAATCACATTGGTTATACCCCGTTTGATTCGAGTTGGGTATGacagaaaataaaattttgctcATTAACTCTTGCACTTCATTgttgccatttttttttatccttcccATTCCTACATTCATCGATAGAGAACTGCTAGAACTACGTTGTGCTAGCCTTCTCAATGGTTCCATAAACATGCCACTAAGAGGCATAAACACAATGACATTATCAATAGTGTTGAATCTGTTGATCATTTTGCGGTTTGGCAGGAAGATCTAGATACAAGAATAAGATCAATAACCCTCATCAGCCTAAACTAAGAAACtaattaaaggaaaaataaataattaaatagtCAAAAGCGGGTTTTTAAGTATAGAAAAATGGACAAACTATTTAGGAGTTATAAtaaatttttctatttgttttcaGATATTGATAGAAATTTATCGATGTCTTTTATTGGTAGAAACTAACTATAAtaaatttttctatttgttttcaGATATTGATAGAAATTTATCGATGTCTTTTATTGGTAGAAACTAATACAAGTTATTATCGCTGATAAACCTGTAGACAGATCAATAGTGTCAGTTTtattgatagaagtctatcattaTTTATAGAAGCATCGAAGTCTATCAATGTTTATAAGGGATATACACTGAAACCCATTAATAAAGGTTGATAGAAttctattagtgtctatcaatatttttttactattttttataaatGCATTTTTTCCATCTATGAAAATTTCTCTAGTAAAAACTAAAGTTGCTTTCAAAAAATCGCTTTTACCtaaagaaaatttaaacaaaaaagtaacaatcaatcaatcaaagaattaaaaaaattaaggaattgaagaattgaagaatcaaagaatcaagagaaggaaagaataaaggatggaagaagaaaaacaccaaaaattaaaacacaaatgGAATAAAATTAGGATAAAGGAAAACAAGAAGTACAAATAATGCAAAAATATATGTGACAtgaattaaggaaaaaaaataacatttttggTTCCCTTTTTTAGTATAATAGATGttatgtaatttttcttttaaaaaaaaaatcttgtcTTTAAGAACTTCTAAATCTATtttctaaaaactaaaaaaatataaatgtagcttttgaaaattgaagaacAGATACAACCCATCAATGAGAACATAaccaaaaacatttttttttccaaactgaCATAGTTACAGTGGTTGATGCTTCTTTCACTATGTACATGTCTCAATCCTATTAAGTATCTTTGACCTTACCGCCATTAAAGAAAGGCAAAAAAGACAGCGGACGAATAAAGGGTGGTAATTGCTATGCAAATGTAGCTCCTTGCACGGTCCGGTTTCTTATTTCTGTTATTCCTCACTTCAGCTTATTTCCGGTGAGATTCAATGCTTTCTCCAACTCTTTTCCTTCAATGTTTTGAAATGCAGCTCTGTTTCCGTTCTTCTGCTACTTGAAAGTTTTAAACTTGATTATATAGGGATTTGGAAGCAGTTTCCTCTGAGATCTACAACTGGTGTTGATGCTCAAATAGGTTCAAAACTTGTAGTTTCATGCCATTCTGATTGCTAAttcaaatttttctatattaggTAGGAGTTTATATGATATATAACCATATGGGTGTAGAAGAAGGAGAGAAGAATGGCCATGTATCTTGTAATTTTACCTGTCTTTGAATGTTGTGTTAACTTTGGAAGTTTTATACAAGGATAGCTAATAATTAATGACTTAGTGTCTTTGGTTGTCCTTCTAAGTCTTCTCCCCTTTTTGATAGTAGTAAAGAACATAGACCTGAGGGTCTTCACTTTGAATTTGATTTCAACATTTATGGTTAGATATATGGTCTTCTTTTAACCAGTTTTCTATAAAAGTAGCTCTAAATAATTTTCTGTTCAGAAAAATCTTCAAGTATAACTTCGATTAAGTATGAGTCTTGAAAGTGCCCAAGCTAATTGCTTCACATTTACAAGCCCAATCTTCAAATCTTATGTGGTTTATAGTGGTTGATATCCTAATTTGAAGTTTTAGTTAGATGCATTCATTGGTGGTATCATTCGTCTTTCAATATTGTAAGGAAGATAAAGCTACTTCACAATATCATTAAGTTCCTTCCCCTTTGTAGCCCAATGCAGTTCTAGTATTTATTTGGTGAAAGATGTATAACTGTTACAACAACATTACAGATTGCTAAACAACTTAAAAGGAGTGCAAAGTGTATGTCATTGATATGGGAGATGTGGCCAAAGATCTTGCTGCTGGAACCACTGGGGGAGCAGCTTTATTGATATGTGGACACCCATTTGATACAATTAAGGTCAAGCTCCAAAGCCAACCTGTTCCCCTTCCTGGCCTTCGTCCCAAGTATTCTGGAGCGATGGATGCTCTCAGACAAACCTTAGCTTCAGAAGGCCCAAGAGGTTTGTACAAAGGTATGGGAGCTCCGTTGGCTACAGTTGCTGCACAAAATGCCGTTCTCTTCACTGTCAGGGGACAACTAGAGTCCTTTTTTAGGACTTATCCTGGCGCCTCCCTTGAAGTTAAGCAACAAGTGGTTTGTGGGGCTGGGGCTGGCATTGCTGTCTCTCTTGTAGCTTGTCCAACTGAGTTGATTAAGTGCAGGTTTGTAGTGTACAACCTTTTCAAAGTATTTTGTATTTGACTTCACAATACATTACAACGAACCTCGATCTTTCGTTGTTAATGAATAGACTACAAGCTCAGAGTACATTAGCAACATCCAATTCAGTTGGTGTGGCAGTGAAGTATGGTGGTCCAATGGATGTAGCCAAGCATGTTCTAAAATCACATGGAATAAATGGTCTTTTCAAGGGTATGGTTCCAACTTTGGCAAGAGAGGTGCCCGGGAATGCAGTGGTTTTTGGCGTATATGAACTGCTAAAACAGCACTTTGCAGGAGGTCGAAACACTTCTAATCTTGGAAGAGGGTCTCTGATGGTGGCTGGGGGTGTATCTGGAGCTGCCTACTGGCTAGCTGTGTATCCAACCGATGTGATCAAAAGTGTGATTCAAGTGGATGATTTCAAGAACCCAAAATTCTCTGGTTCTATGGATGCTTTTAGAAAAATCTTGGCCTTAGAAGGAGTTCAAGGCCTATACAAAGGTTTTGGACCTGCCATGCTTCGAAGTGTCCCAGCTAATGCAGCATGCTTCTTAGTATATGAAATCACCAGATCCAGTTTAGGCTAATTAAACATTTCTTTTGgaacttcttcttctctatgtCTGAATAATGCATATTGGTTATACGCTATCTAACCAAAGATAAAACTCAACTCATTAACCCTTTCATTTCATTGTTGGTATCTATAGACAACTGCTAGAGTAATATAATGTTGTACCAGCCTTTTTGAATCACATGGTGTATGTAATTTGTAGTGATGTTTGTGACATGAAAAGTAACTGATtgacttagaaaaaaaaaaaaagtgggaaaaCTTCTGTTTTACCCTTGAAAAGTCATACA encodes:
- the LOC103503537 gene encoding AT-hook motif nuclear-localized protein 13-like isoform X2, coding for MDSLDTPPPPLSAPSNMAIGGQTAYSPANNNASSTIALNQPSAQMIPPSSRFPFNHPVIPPSSVPLDSLNVSPYDGSHSANFNVDSGKKRRGRPRKYAPDANNIALGLAPTPTVGSSVPHGDLSATPDSEQPARKTRGRPPGSGKKQSNSIGSGGTGFTPHVLLAKPGEDVAAKILSFSQQGPRTVFILSANGTLSNATLRHSASSGGSVSYEGHYDIISLSGSFLLSENNGTRSRTGGLSVLLAGSNGQVLGGGVAGMLMASSQVQVIVGSFLEDDKKSNTSMLNSGTSSAPSQMINFGGGGGGGLAAAAASPPSLGGSSGESSGENGDSPLNNRHPGMFNNSSQPIHNIQMYQLWAGQTQQ
- the LOC103503537 gene encoding AT-hook motif nuclear-localized protein 13-like isoform X1 — protein: MDSLDTPPPPLSAPSNMAIGGQTAYSPANNNASSTIALNQPSAQMIPPSSRFPFNHPVIPPSSVPLDSLNVSPYDGSHSANFNVDSGKKRRGRPRKYAPDANNIALGLAPTPTVGSSVPHGDLSATPDSEQPARKTRGRPPGSGKKQSNSIGSGGTGFTPHVLLAKPGEDVAAKILSFSQQGPRTVFILSANGTLSNATLRHSASSGGSVSYEENGKGSSNFKCSQGHYDIISLSGSFLLSENNGTRSRTGGLSVLLAGSNGQVLGGGVAGMLMASSQVQVIVGSFLEDDKKSNTSMLNSGTSSAPSQMINFGGGGGGGLAAAAASPPSLGGSSGESSGENGDSPLNNRHPGMFNNSSQPIHNIQMYQLWAGQTQQ
- the LOC103503538 gene encoding mitochondrial carnitine/acylcarnitine carrier-like protein — protein: MGDVAKDLLAGTLGGAAQLICGHPFDTIKVKLQSQPVPLPGQRPKYSGAMDALRQTLASEGPRGLYKGMGAPLATVAAQNAVLFTVRGQLESFFRPYPGASLEVKHQVVCGAGAGVAVSLVACPTELIKCRLQAQSALATSSSVGVAVKYGGPMDVAKHVLQSHGVKGLFKGLVPTLAREVPGNAVVFGVYEMLKQHFAGGRDTSNLGRGSLMVAGGISGAAFWLAVYPTDVVKSVIQVDDFKNPKFSGSIDAFRKIMALEGVKGLYKGFGPAMARSVPANAACFLVYEITRSSLG
- the LOC103503539 gene encoding mitochondrial carnitine/acylcarnitine carrier-like protein, whose amino-acid sequence is MGDVAKDLAAGTTGGAALLICGHPFDTIKVKLQSQPVPLPGLRPKYSGAMDALRQTLASEGPRGLYKGMGAPLATVAAQNAVLFTVRGQLESFFRTYPGASLEVKQQVVCGAGAGIAVSLVACPTELIKCRLQAQSTLATSNSVGVAVKYGGPMDVAKHVLKSHGINGLFKGMVPTLAREVPGNAVVFGVYELLKQHFAGGRNTSNLGRGSLMVAGGVSGAAYWLAVYPTDVIKSVIQVDDFKNPKFSGSMDAFRKILALEGVQGLYKGFGPAMLRSVPANAACFLVYEITRSSLG